From a single Daphnia pulex isolate KAP4 chromosome 2, ASM2113471v1 genomic region:
- the LOC124208438 gene encoding uncharacterized protein LOC124208438 isoform X2, whose translation MEDNHKDVLARSQSWAVIRPVERLTSERKGSVANGEDEDSAAVPIQEAQSYKLDKTSEAAVVRRLMETLTEHQPSTDTGHSAASLKVHFRCSLDDISNDNDDKDNSSLNDGAAGDCSYRSHSEATSWSASESDLTGPVGEDEDDVNLAPDGGWGWVIVAASFVIHLIADGITFSFGVIYAELLDYFQESKGYTAVIGSLFMATPLLSGPLASALTDRFGCRAVTIAGSIVAAIGLFLTSLSNSVEALFLTFLIAGLGLSLCYVAAIAVVAFYFDKRLSLATGLAVCGSGIGTFIFAPITQYLINEYGWRGAMLILSGIFLNIVICGALMREIEGPGGTLRGNAKGKISRSTSAEQTSTGFRSRNCSESDTEHQRLSSDSPAVLMEIKAAADSTFLEFERDDDTRLCNSLINLPTFLRHGDKIPHEVLMTITNNPRLYGIVLANYPTLFDGYVVNENKEAERSITTTENSPKKCKDPINSKDAAAALLTSKETVHPHGHPWHTAYLNGLKIKKRSLTYRGAMLNLPRYRLRASSCPDIYRNSITTIAREKEGACWDYLEELREVFMFDFSYLSNPSFVMFAISNGLLYCCYHVPYIYLTDWAKTQGQPKDDESLEEFLYNTPSGQSEEPSFLLSIVGILNTLGVIIVGYLGDRSWANPTWIYSASMLLCGLSTAVVPLLPGSPWLEIAAGLFGLSIAANYSLVSAILVELISLERFVNAYGLLLLFQGVANLIGPPLAGWISDLTGSYDLSFYIAGIFIVLSGAILVLLPVSQHIKSRMSAANVADSLETGMLAKEENQQGRTIQTYIKTKDSNRLGPSDKSTPI comes from the exons ATGGAAGACAACCATAAAGATGTTCTTGCCAGGAGTCAGTCGTGGGCCGTCATCAGACCCGTCGAGAGGCTGACCTCCGAGAGAAAAGGAAGCGTCGCTAATGGAGAAGATGAAGACTCGGCCGCTGTTCCGATTCAAGAGGCACAAAGCTACAAACTTGACAAGACGTCGGAAGCGGCCGTTGTCCGGCGACTAATGGAAACACTGACGGAACATCAGCCGTCAACGGACACTGGCCATTCTGCCGCAAGTTTGAAGGTCCATTTTCGCTGCTCGCTGGACGACATCAGCAACGATAACGACGACAAGGACAACTCGAGTTTGAACGATGGCGCTGCCGGCGATTGCTCTTACCGGAGCCACTCGG AAGCGACTTCTTGGAGCGCCAGTGAAAGCGACCTAACCGGACCGGTAGGTGAGGATGAGGATGACGTCAACTTGGCACCCGACGGAG GTTGGGGATGGGTCATAGTAGCGGCCAGTTTCGTCATCCATTTGATTGCCGATGGAATCACCTTTTCCTTCGGAGTCATCTACGCTGAACTGCTTGACTATTTCCAAGAATCTAAGGGCTACACTGCAG TCATTGGGAGTTTGTTTATGGCGACTCCGCTACTTTCCGGGCCGCTTGCCTCAGCACTGACAGACCGATTCGGTTGCCGGGCAGTTACAATCGCAGGATCTATCGTAGCAGCCATAGGATTATTTCTCACTTCACTGTCCA ATTCGGTGGAAGCATTGTTCCTGACGTTCCTAATCGCCGGATTGGGGCTTTCGCTGTGTTACGTGGCAGCCATCGCTGTGGTGGCTTTTTACTTCGATAAACGTCTCTCGTTAGCCACGGGATTGGCGGTATGCGGCAGTGGTATtggtacttttatttttgctccCATCACACAATACCTCATTAACGAGTACGGCTGGAGAGGCGCTATGCTAATTTTATCCGGAATCTTCCTCAACATTGTCATCTGTGGCGCTTTAATGAGAGAAATTGAAGGACCCGGTGGAACTTTGCGCGGAAATGCCAAGGGAAAAATTAGTCGTTCGACTTCGGCAGAACAGACATCCACCGGCTTTCGGTCACGTAACTGCAGCGAGAGTGACACGGAACATCAGCGACTGTCCAGCGATTCACCTGCAGTTCTAATGGAAATTAAAGCAGCCGCAGATTCCACTTTTCTTGAATTTGAACGCGACGACGACACAAGGCTTTGTAATTCGCTCATAAATCTGCCGACATTCTTGCGGCATGGTGACAAAATCCCGCACGAAGTTTTGATGACCATTACAAATAACCCTCGCCTCTATGGAATTGTGCTGGCCAACTATCCGACTCTATTCGACGGTTACGTAGtcaacgaaaacaaagaagCGGAGCGGTCGATAACTACCACCGAGAATTCGCCCAAAAAATGCAAGGATCCCATCAATTCCAAGGACGCGGCCGCCGCCTTATTGACCAGCAAAGAAACAGTACACCCTCACGGACACCCTTGGCACACTGCTTACCTGAacggtttgaaaattaaaaaacggtCGTTAACTTACCGCGGTGCAATGCTCAATCTGCCACGCTATCGGCTACGGGCCTCTTCCTGTCCAGATATTTACCGCAATTCCATCACAACCATCGCAAGGGAAAAGGAAGGA GCCTGCTGGGACTATTTGGAGGAATTGCGCGAAGTGTTCATGTTCGATTTCTCTTACTTGTCGAACCCGAGTTTCGTCATGTTTGCCATTTCTAATGGACTTCTCTATTGTTG CTACCATGTCCCGTACATTTATTTGACGGATTGGGCGAAAACCCAAGGACAACCCAAGGACGACGAATCattagaagaatttttataCAACACTCCGTCCGGACAATCCGAAGAGccttcttttctattgtcgATTGTGGGCATTCTCAACACGTTAGGAGTG ATTATTGTGGGCTATCTTGGGGATCGATCCTGGGCCAACCCCACTTGGATATACTCCG CGAGCATGTTACTGTGTGGACTGTCTACGGCTGTTGTCCCTCTTCTACCCGGATCCCCCTGGTTGGAAATAGCGGCTGGCCTTTTCGGATTGAGCATTGCAGCCAATTATTCACTCGTCTCTGCCATTCTAGTCGAATTGATCTCGCTTGAACGCTTTGTCAACGCTTACGGTCTACTTCTTCTCTTCCAAGGAGTCGCCAATTTGATTGGACCGCCGTTAGCTGGTTGGATCAGTGATTTGACCG GCTCGTACGATTTATCATTTTACATTGCCGGTATTTTTATCGTTCTCTCGGGAGCTATTCTAGTCCTTTTGCCAGTCTCCCAGCACATCAAATCGCGCATGTCTGCCGCCAACGTTGCAGACAGTCTAGAGACGGGAATGCTGGCTAAAGAAGAGAATCAGCAAGGACGGACGATTCAAACGTACATCAAAACGAAAGATTCAAACAGACTAGGTCCATCCGACAAGAGCACCCCCATTTAG
- the LOC124208438 gene encoding uncharacterized protein LOC124208438 isoform X1: MEDNHKDVLARSQSWAVIRPVERLTSERKGSVANGEDEDSAAVPIQEAQSYKLDKTSEAAVVRRLMETLTEHQPSTDTGHSAASLKVHFRCSLDDISNDNDDKDNSSLNDGAAGDCSYRSHSAEATSWSASESDLTGPVGEDEDDVNLAPDGGWGWVIVAASFVIHLIADGITFSFGVIYAELLDYFQESKGYTAVIGSLFMATPLLSGPLASALTDRFGCRAVTIAGSIVAAIGLFLTSLSNSVEALFLTFLIAGLGLSLCYVAAIAVVAFYFDKRLSLATGLAVCGSGIGTFIFAPITQYLINEYGWRGAMLILSGIFLNIVICGALMREIEGPGGTLRGNAKGKISRSTSAEQTSTGFRSRNCSESDTEHQRLSSDSPAVLMEIKAAADSTFLEFERDDDTRLCNSLINLPTFLRHGDKIPHEVLMTITNNPRLYGIVLANYPTLFDGYVVNENKEAERSITTTENSPKKCKDPINSKDAAAALLTSKETVHPHGHPWHTAYLNGLKIKKRSLTYRGAMLNLPRYRLRASSCPDIYRNSITTIAREKEGACWDYLEELREVFMFDFSYLSNPSFVMFAISNGLLYCCYHVPYIYLTDWAKTQGQPKDDESLEEFLYNTPSGQSEEPSFLLSIVGILNTLGVIIVGYLGDRSWANPTWIYSASMLLCGLSTAVVPLLPGSPWLEIAAGLFGLSIAANYSLVSAILVELISLERFVNAYGLLLLFQGVANLIGPPLAGWISDLTGSYDLSFYIAGIFIVLSGAILVLLPVSQHIKSRMSAANVADSLETGMLAKEENQQGRTIQTYIKTKDSNRLGPSDKSTPI; the protein is encoded by the exons ATGGAAGACAACCATAAAGATGTTCTTGCCAGGAGTCAGTCGTGGGCCGTCATCAGACCCGTCGAGAGGCTGACCTCCGAGAGAAAAGGAAGCGTCGCTAATGGAGAAGATGAAGACTCGGCCGCTGTTCCGATTCAAGAGGCACAAAGCTACAAACTTGACAAGACGTCGGAAGCGGCCGTTGTCCGGCGACTAATGGAAACACTGACGGAACATCAGCCGTCAACGGACACTGGCCATTCTGCCGCAAGTTTGAAGGTCCATTTTCGCTGCTCGCTGGACGACATCAGCAACGATAACGACGACAAGGACAACTCGAGTTTGAACGATGGCGCTGCCGGCGATTGCTCTTACCGGAGCCACTCGG CAGAAGCGACTTCTTGGAGCGCCAGTGAAAGCGACCTAACCGGACCGGTAGGTGAGGATGAGGATGACGTCAACTTGGCACCCGACGGAG GTTGGGGATGGGTCATAGTAGCGGCCAGTTTCGTCATCCATTTGATTGCCGATGGAATCACCTTTTCCTTCGGAGTCATCTACGCTGAACTGCTTGACTATTTCCAAGAATCTAAGGGCTACACTGCAG TCATTGGGAGTTTGTTTATGGCGACTCCGCTACTTTCCGGGCCGCTTGCCTCAGCACTGACAGACCGATTCGGTTGCCGGGCAGTTACAATCGCAGGATCTATCGTAGCAGCCATAGGATTATTTCTCACTTCACTGTCCA ATTCGGTGGAAGCATTGTTCCTGACGTTCCTAATCGCCGGATTGGGGCTTTCGCTGTGTTACGTGGCAGCCATCGCTGTGGTGGCTTTTTACTTCGATAAACGTCTCTCGTTAGCCACGGGATTGGCGGTATGCGGCAGTGGTATtggtacttttatttttgctccCATCACACAATACCTCATTAACGAGTACGGCTGGAGAGGCGCTATGCTAATTTTATCCGGAATCTTCCTCAACATTGTCATCTGTGGCGCTTTAATGAGAGAAATTGAAGGACCCGGTGGAACTTTGCGCGGAAATGCCAAGGGAAAAATTAGTCGTTCGACTTCGGCAGAACAGACATCCACCGGCTTTCGGTCACGTAACTGCAGCGAGAGTGACACGGAACATCAGCGACTGTCCAGCGATTCACCTGCAGTTCTAATGGAAATTAAAGCAGCCGCAGATTCCACTTTTCTTGAATTTGAACGCGACGACGACACAAGGCTTTGTAATTCGCTCATAAATCTGCCGACATTCTTGCGGCATGGTGACAAAATCCCGCACGAAGTTTTGATGACCATTACAAATAACCCTCGCCTCTATGGAATTGTGCTGGCCAACTATCCGACTCTATTCGACGGTTACGTAGtcaacgaaaacaaagaagCGGAGCGGTCGATAACTACCACCGAGAATTCGCCCAAAAAATGCAAGGATCCCATCAATTCCAAGGACGCGGCCGCCGCCTTATTGACCAGCAAAGAAACAGTACACCCTCACGGACACCCTTGGCACACTGCTTACCTGAacggtttgaaaattaaaaaacggtCGTTAACTTACCGCGGTGCAATGCTCAATCTGCCACGCTATCGGCTACGGGCCTCTTCCTGTCCAGATATTTACCGCAATTCCATCACAACCATCGCAAGGGAAAAGGAAGGA GCCTGCTGGGACTATTTGGAGGAATTGCGCGAAGTGTTCATGTTCGATTTCTCTTACTTGTCGAACCCGAGTTTCGTCATGTTTGCCATTTCTAATGGACTTCTCTATTGTTG CTACCATGTCCCGTACATTTATTTGACGGATTGGGCGAAAACCCAAGGACAACCCAAGGACGACGAATCattagaagaatttttataCAACACTCCGTCCGGACAATCCGAAGAGccttcttttctattgtcgATTGTGGGCATTCTCAACACGTTAGGAGTG ATTATTGTGGGCTATCTTGGGGATCGATCCTGGGCCAACCCCACTTGGATATACTCCG CGAGCATGTTACTGTGTGGACTGTCTACGGCTGTTGTCCCTCTTCTACCCGGATCCCCCTGGTTGGAAATAGCGGCTGGCCTTTTCGGATTGAGCATTGCAGCCAATTATTCACTCGTCTCTGCCATTCTAGTCGAATTGATCTCGCTTGAACGCTTTGTCAACGCTTACGGTCTACTTCTTCTCTTCCAAGGAGTCGCCAATTTGATTGGACCGCCGTTAGCTGGTTGGATCAGTGATTTGACCG GCTCGTACGATTTATCATTTTACATTGCCGGTATTTTTATCGTTCTCTCGGGAGCTATTCTAGTCCTTTTGCCAGTCTCCCAGCACATCAAATCGCGCATGTCTGCCGCCAACGTTGCAGACAGTCTAGAGACGGGAATGCTGGCTAAAGAAGAGAATCAGCAAGGACGGACGATTCAAACGTACATCAAAACGAAAGATTCAAACAGACTAGGTCCATCCGACAAGAGCACCCCCATTTAG
- the LOC124208400 gene encoding copper-transporting ATPase 1-like — MEATKISSCVIDIQGMKCQNCVRNIEKTIGGKLGITSVKVYLEKKEGTVQYDEELVNPTQIAEFISTMKFPSKVKPTDILLDSQQENATVNKISNEVQIIKNSDKNPVLVQNQKCYIQISGMTCASCVAAIEKHALKMNGISKILIALMAGKAEVFYDKSLVSPSAICDWITTLGFPSNLLNDTDTVRNNGVIQENGKTHVELHIGGMTCSSCVYNIESHVAKMEGVFKARVALSTQKGMFTFDPDRIGPRQIIDQIISLGFEASLVSQGMERSMSHLDHRDEIRRWRNSFLVSLIFGLPSMIVMTYFMIRMEEDEHHHTNMCCVVPGLSLENLLLFILATPVQFIGGRHFYVAAYKAIRHGTTNMDVLVMLATTISYVYSVAVLIAAMATLQSTSPMTFFDTPPMLLIFVSLGRWMESVAKGKTSEALAKLLSLQATEATLVELGAEEEVTSERNISVELVQRGDILKVLPGAKVPVDGKVISGTSTCDESLITGESMPVLKGKDSLVIGGSVNQHGRLFMVATHVGQDATLAQIVRLVEEAQTSKAPIQQLADKVASYFVPMVVSVSVMTLIAWIIVGFVNVDLLPVSDMEREAYSQAELTFQFAFRCALTVLSIACPCSLGLATPTAVMVGTGVGATNGILIKGAEPLENAHKVKTVVFDKTGTITRGFPMVTTIVQLVDNAVFYLPKMMAIIGIAETNSEHPIASAITKFVKEALKTDLVAKCTDFHTVPGCGLRCQVSNLDEMEKSFLQSPLAQERLKGSLGKRDPGSLASQVVIDTSMLKPTLVALNRSDSSKNSAFDVLIGNREWIRRNGLDVPTEVESKMIEMERMGQTVVLCSIGGILVCAIAVADTVKPEAHLTVYTLKKMGLNVALLTGDNEKTAKAIARQVGITKVYAEVLPSHKVAKIRSLQEKGEKVAMVGDGVNDSPALAQADVGIAIASGTDVAVEAADVVLIRNDLLDVVACLDLSYRTVKRIHLNFLLASVYNLVGIPIAAGVFSPLGIHLQPWMGSAAMALSSVSVVCSSLLLKCYRKPAKEKLETFAYLKAKDSRNLSISDGDDLDDDLSFQGEMTSKNTGSFSAINRILRVKPTHSLLVPTTDTEDVEMGDPESFPLRKMISA; from the exons ATGGAGGCCACAAAAATATCTTCCTGTGTGATTGACATCCAAGGGATGAAATGCCAAAATTGTGTgcgaaatatagaaaaaactaTTGGTGGGAAACTAGGCATAACCAGTGTAAAAGTTTAtcttgaaaagaaagaaggaactGTGCAATATGATGAAGAATTAGTCAACCCAACTCAAATTGCAGAATTTATTTCGACAATGAAATTTCCATCTAAAGTCAAACCAACTGATATTCTCCTTG ACTCCCAGCAAGAAAATGCTACCGTAAACAAAATCTCCAATGAAGtgcaaataataaagaattcTGATAAAAATCCAGTCCTTGTTCAAAACCAAAAGTGCTATATTCAAATCAGTGGAATGACATGTGCATCATGTGTTGCAGCAATTGAAAAACATGCTCTTAAAATGAATG gtatttccaaaattttgattgcttTGATGGCTGGCAAGGCAGAAGTCTTCTATGACAAGTCCCTAGTGTCACCATCAGCCATATGTGATTGGATCACTACTTTAGGTTTTCCTAGTAACCTACTGAACGACACTGATACTGTGAGAAATAACGGTGTCattcaagaaaatggaaaaactcATGTTGAACTACATATTGGTGGTATGACATGCTCATCTTGTGTCTACAACATTGAATCCCATGTAGCCAAAATGGAAGGAGTTTTCAAGGCGAGGGTTGCGTTGTCAACCCAAAAAGGAATGTTTACTTTCGATCCAGATCGAATTGGACCACGGCAAATCATCGATCAAATAATT AGTTTGGGATTTGAAGCTTCACTAGTTAGTCAAGGCATGGAGAGGTCAATGTCGCATTTGGATCATCGAGACGAGATCCGACGCTGGAGAAATTCTTTCTTGGTGTCACTCATATTCGGTCTTCCGTCCATGATTGTTATGACTTATTTTATGATCCGGATGGAAGAGGATGAACACCATCATACAAACATGTGCTGCGTTGTTCCAGGTCTTTCTTTAGAGAATTTATTACTCTTTATTCTTGCCACACCCGTGCAGTTTATCGGTGGTAGGCATTTCTACGTTGCTGCTTATAAAG CTATTCGACATGGAACAACTAACATGGACGTTTTAGTCATGTTGGCCACGACGATTTCATATGTTTACAGTGTTGCTGTCTTAATAGCTGCAATGGCAACTTTACAATCAACAAGTCCAATGACGTTTTTTGATACCCCTCCTATGCTTCTTATCTTTGTCAGTCTTGGACGTTGGATGGAGAGTGTAGCTAAA GGTAAGACGTCTGAAGCCCTCGCAAAGTTATTAAGCCTTCAAGCGACTGAAGCAACATTGGTTGAACTTGGAGCCGAAGAGGAGGTAACTAGCGAACGGAATATCTCTGTAGAACTCGTTCAGAGAGGGGATATTCTCAAGGTCCTGCCTGGAGCTAAAGTACCTGTTGACGGAAAA GTTATTAGTGGCACTTCAACCTGTGATGAATCATTAATCACTGGCGAGTCGATGCCTGTGCTCAAGGGAAAAGATTCATTGGTGATTGGAGGTTCAGTCAATCAGCACGGGCGACTTTTTATGGTAGCAACACACGTCGGACAGGATGCAACTCTAGCTCAGATCGTTCGCCTTGTAGAAGAGGCACAGACCAGCAAAGCACCCATCCAGCAGCTTGCTGATAAAGTGGCGAGCTATTTCGTCCCCATGGTCGTTTCTGTGTCTGTAATGACATTAATTGCCTGGATAATTGTTGGGTTTGTCAATGTAGATCTTCTTCCTGTTTCTGACATGGAAAGAGAAGCTTACAGCCAA GCGGAGCTCACGTTCCAGTTTGCTTTTCGTTGTGCATTGACTGTCCTGTCAATCGCTTGCCCATGCTCGTTAGGCCTGGCCACACCTACTGCAGTAATGGTTGGAACAGGAGTTGGTGCTACTAATGGCATACTTATCAAG GGAGCCGAGCCACTTGAAAATGCGCACAAAGTCAAGACTGTCGTCTTTGATAAAACGGGGACCATTACACGAGGATTTCCGATGGTAACAACCATTGTCCAGTTGGTTGATAATGCCGTCTTTTATTTGCCAAAAATGATGGCTATAATCGGAATAGCCGAAACCAACAGTGAGCATCCAATTGCTTCAGCCATTACAAAATTCGTCAAAGAAGCCCTCAAAACAGACCTAGTTGCAAAATGCACCGATTTTCAT ACTGTTCCTGGTTGTGGCCTTCGGTGTCAGGTGTCCAATCTTGACGAGATGGAGAAATCTTTCCTACAGTCACCTCTAGCTCAAGAGCGATTGAAAGGATCTTTAGGTAAACGTGATCCTGGCTCACTGGCCTCTCAGGTCGTCATCGATACTTCCATGCTGAAACCAACTTTAGTGGCACTAAATCGTTCCGATAGCAGTAAAAATTCAGCTTTTGA TGTTTTAATTGGTAACCGTGAGTGGATAAGACGAAATGGTCTGGACGTGCCGACCGAAGTAGAGtccaaaatgattgaaatggaGCGAATGGGTCAGACTGTCGTGTTGTGTTCTATTGGTGGTATTTTGGTATGCGCTATTGCTGTTGCCGATACAGTGAAACCAGAAGCTCACCTTACTGTTTACACGCTGAAAAAAATGGGTCTCAATGTGGCCCTGCTCACCGGAGATAACGAAAAGACTGCCAAAGCTATAGCCCGtcag GTGGGAATAACGAAAGTTTATGCTGAAGTTTTGCCATCGCATAAAGTAGCCAAAATTCGTTCGCTTCAggaaaaaggcgaaaaggTGGCAATGGTAGGTGACGGTGTCAACGATTCGCCAGCTCTAGCTCAG gCGGACGTGGGAATCGCCATTGCGTCAGGCACTGATGTTGCCGTCGAGGCAGCTGACGTAGTACTCATTCGTAATGACCTACTGGACGTGGTGGCTTGCTTGGACCTTTCCTATCGGACAGTTAAACGGATTCATCTCAACTTTCTGCTTGCCTCCGTCTACAATTTAGTTGGCATCCCAATTGCAGCGGGAGTCTTTTCTCCCCTTGGAATTCATCTGCAGCCCTGGATGGGTTCTGCTGCCATGGCACTGTCATCCGTCAGTGTGGTGTGCTCATCTCTACTGCTGAAATGTTATCGAAAGCCAGCGAAAGAGAAACTGGAAACGTTTGCCTATTTAAAAGCTAAAGATTCACGAAATCTTTCTATAAGTGATGGCGATGATCTTGACGATGATCTTTCCTTTCAAGGGGAAATGACTTCCAAAAATACTGGATCATTTTCTGCCATCAATAG GATTTTACGTGTCAAACCGACCCATTCTTTGTTGGTGCCAACAACCGACACAGAAGACGTCGAAATGGGTGATCCAGAGTCCTTTCCTCTTCGTAAGATGATTAGCGCGTAA